In Helicoverpa zea isolate HzStark_Cry1AcR chromosome 3, ilHelZeax1.1, whole genome shotgun sequence, the following proteins share a genomic window:
- the LOC124646169 gene encoding uncharacterized protein LOC124646169 encodes MSIKTFEELLTQFRNSIKPDVKLIIVLRYLASGCSFAELHYMFKIGISTIAEIVREVCAAIWFCLKNICLPQPTKDMWLQIANGFSTRAHFPNCIGACDGKHIRIIAPNNSGSMCFNYKGYFSLVLLAICDSNYKFVMIDVGAYGRFGDSAIFQNSNFYKKIQENRLNIPEPAPISGNNATCFPFVFVGDEAFALSTCMMRPYPRNNLNITKRTFNYRLCVARRYIECTFGILANKWRIFHRPINVHIDLVSDIIKSACILHNFVRDRDGYSFRDSLSNPLTETITRDNVRRNNRTAFGYRESFAEYFMHEGRVEWQDNYI; translated from the exons ATGAGCATAAAAACGTTTGAAGAATTATTGACACAATTTCGCAATAGTATTAAACCGGATGTAAAGTTAATAATAGTGCTAcg ATATTTGGCGTCAGGCTGTTCATTCGCAGAATTGCATTATATGTTTAAGATTGGAATTAGTACTATCGCCGAAATAGTTCGAGAAGTATGTGCAGCTATATGgttttgcttaaaaaatatatgcctaCCACAACCAACCAAAGATATGTGGCTTCAAATTGCAAATGGTTTCTCTACTAGAGCACATTTTCCGAACTGTATAGGTGCTTGTGACGGAAAACATATTAGAATTATAGCACCTAACAATAGTGGATCAATGTGCTTCAattataaaggatatttttctttGGTATTGCTAGCAATTTGTGACAGCAACTACAAATTTGTGATGATTGATGTTGGAGCATATGGAAGATTCGGTGACTCAGCAATATTTCAAAActcaaacttttataaaaaaattcaagaGAACCGCTTGAACATTCCTGAACCAGCACCTATTTCAGGAAACAATGCAACTTGTTTCCCCTTCGTTTTTGTAGGAGACGAGGCATTTGCTTTAAGTACGTGCATGATGCGCCCTTATccgagaaataatttaaatattacaaaaagaacATTCAATTATAGACTTTGTGTGGCTAGACGTTACATTGAATGTACTTTTGGCATACTTGCGAATAAGTGGCGCATTTTTCACAGACCAATTAATGTTCACATCGATTTAGTTAGTGATATTATTAAGTCTGCTTGCATTTTACACAACTTTGTAAGAGACAGAGACGGATATTCTTTTAGAGACTCATTAAGTAATCCACTAACTGAAACTATTACTCGAGATAACGTGCGAAGAAACAATAGAACTGCTTTCGGATATCGAGAATCATTTGCAGAATATTTTATGCATGAAGGGAGAGTAGAATGGCAggataattacatttaa